In the Nicotiana tabacum cultivar K326 chromosome 16, ASM71507v2, whole genome shotgun sequence genome, one interval contains:
- the LOC107781178 gene encoding protein SEMI-ROLLED LEAF 2 isoform X4 — protein MNGVSGVISRQVLPACGNLCFFCPAMRTRSRQPVKRYKKLISDIFPRSQEEEPNDRKIGKLCEYAAKNPFRIPKITKSLEERCYKELRNENFRSAKVVMCIYKKLVVSCKEHMPLFANSLLSIIQTLLDQSRENDMLIVGCEALFDFVNNQKDGTYMFHLDGFIPKLCQLAQQIGEEENAKHLRTVGLKALSAMVWFMGEYSHVSAEFDNIVSVVLENYPRPRKETQDSNQNREDAENPSFWSRICLHNIAKLGKEATTTRRVLESLFRYFDDDNLWPTETGIALPILKDMQYTMDASGENAHLLLSILVKHLDHKNVLKQPEMQLDIVQVVTSLAQTTKIHHSMALVSAVTDIMRHLRKSIHYTLDDAKLGAELIKWNRSFQEAVDECLVELSNKVGDAGPILDVMAVMLENISSIKVIARTTIAAVYRASQIIASMPNLSYQNKAFPEALFHQLLPAMVHPDHETRVGAHRIFSVVLVPSSVSPQKVPEETHLKKATDFSRALSRTVSVFSSSAALFGKLRDQRTSSTENITLETEQKDNNSGMLNRIKSTYSGVYNTIGSPAPVGESTNKPSKEAGPISLRLSSHQIVLLLSSLWVQSISPANMPENYEAISHTFSLVLLFSRAKHSYREALVQSFQLAFSLRNIALIEGGSLPPSRKRSLFVLATSMILFSSKAYNIPSLIPCVKATLSDNTVDPFLHLVEDCKLQAADSSSGYGKVIYGSKEDDSSAQKCLSQINITEEQSTESLVSLILKSLSNLPDFEVSATREELLKEFSPDDSDSLGSQFFADAQHRVQQSNSVDLSSILDDDGPDLSQSSSKQNEQYAMEIPNLLSVNQLLESVLETAHQVGRISLSNEPDFSYKEMTHHCEALLTGKQQRMYNLLNSQHRQDSALIRISQNSSEQDKESSSDNQAKNQLVDQKVANVSQKPSSGTVDWHCGAQCQSNPETFRLPASSPYDNFLKAAGW, from the exons ATGAACGGCGTCTCTGGTGTGATTTCAAGGCAAGTCTTGCCAGCATGTGGCAATCTTTGTTTCTTCTGCCCTGCGATGCGTACGAGATCAAGGCAGCCTGTTAAGAGGTATAAGAAGTTGATCTCAGACATTTTCCCTCGTTCTCAG GAGGAAGAACCGAATGATAGGAAGATTGGAAAACTTTGTGAATATGCTGCAAAAAATCCTTTTCGCATTCCAAAG ATAACAAAGTCACTTGAGGAGAGGTGTTATAAGGAATTGAGAAATGAGAATTTTCGGTCAGCAAAGGTTGTTATGTGTATATACAAAAAGTTGGTTGTTTCATGCAAGGAACACAT GCCACTTTTTGCAAATAGTCTGCTCAGC ATCATACAAACTCTCCTAGATCAGTCGCGAGAGAATGACATGCTGATAGTCGGATGTGAAGCACTATTTGATTTTGTAAATAATCAG AAAGATGGTACTTACATGTTTCATTTAGATGGTTTTATTCCAAAACTGTGTCAACTGGCACAGCAAATAGGAGAGGAGGAAAATGCAAAACATCTCCGCACAGTTGGCCTGAAAGCACTTTCTGCAATG GTTTGGTTCATGGGTGAATATTCCCATGTTTCAGCCGAGTTTGACAAT ATTGTTTCAGTAGTGTTGGAAAATTATCCAAGGCCAAGAAAGGAAACTCAAGACTCAAATCAGAACAG GGAGGATGCAGAAAACCCATCATTTTGGTCCAGGATTTGCCTGCATAACATTGCCAAACTAGGTAAGGAGGCTACAACCACACGGCGAGTTTTGGAATCTTTATTCCGCTACTTTGATGACGACAATTTATGGCCTACTGAAACTGGAATTGCTTTACCTATTCTAAAGGATATGCAGTACACGATGGATGCTTCAG GAGAGAACGCACATCTTCTGCTGTCAATATTAGTCAAGCACCTAGATCACAAGAATGTTCTTAAACAACCTGAAATGCAGCTTGACATTGTTCAGGTGGTGACTTCGCTTGCTCAAACCACGAAAATTCATCATTCCATGGCTCTAGTCAGTGCAGTGACTGATATCATGAGGCACTTACGGAAAAGTATACATTATACTCTTGATGACGCAAAGCTGGGAGCCGAGTTAATAAAGTGGAACCGAAGTTTCCAGGAAGCAGTGGACGAGTGCCTTGTGGAGTTATCAAATAAG GTTGGAGATGCAGGCCCTATTCTTGATGTGATGGCAGTAATGTTAGAGAACATCTCGAGTATCAAAGTGATAGCAAGAACTACTATTGCTGCTGTTTACCGTGCTTCTCAAATCATAGCTTCTATGCCAAATTTGTCATATCAAAACAAA GCATTCCCAGAGGCTTTATTTCATCAGTTACTCCCTGCAATGGTCCACCCTGATCATGAAACACGAGTTGGAGCTCATCGAATCTTTTCTGTTGTCCTTGTTCCATCTTCTGTTTCTCCTCAGAAAGTACCGGAGGAAACCCACCTAAAGAAGGCAACAGATTTTTCAAGAGCACTCTCTAGAACTGTTTCTGTCTTCTCTTCTTCAGCAGCTCTTTTTGGAAAGCTGAGGGACCAGAGGACTTCTTCGACGGAGAATATTACTCTTGAGACGGAACAGAAAGATAACAACAGTGGGATGCTCAACCGAATAAAATCAACATATAGCGGGGTATATAACACGATAGGCTCTCCTGCACCTGTTGGAGAGAGTACAAACAAACCAAGTAAGGAAGCG GGTCCTATTTCTCTAAGACTCAGCAGCCACCAAATCGTACTCCTGCTCTCCTCACTATGGGTACAATCCATTTCTCCTGCAAATATGCCTGAGAATTATGAAGCCATTTCTCACACATTTAGCCTGGTCTTGCTATTTTCTAGAGCAAAG CACTCATACCGTGAAGCTCTAGTGCAAAGTTTTCAGCTTGCATTTTCGTTAAGAAATATCGCACTCATTGAAGGAG GGTCACTACCACCATCACGTAAAAGATCTCTGTTTGTGTTGGCGACATCAATGATTCTTTTCTCATCGAAGGCATATAATATACCTTCTCTCATTCCCTGTGTCAAGGCTACACTTTCAGATAACACG GTTGATCCATTTTTACATTTGGTTGAAGATTGCAAACTACAAGCTGCTGATTCAAGTTCTGGTTATGGAAAAGTTATATatggatccaaagaagatgatAGTTCTGCTCAGAAATGTCTCTCGCAAATAAATATCACCGAAGAACAATCAACGGAATCCTTGGTTTCTTTAATCCTGAAGAGCTTATCTAATCTACCAGAT TTTGAAGTGTCAGCTACAAGGGAAGAGTTGCTTAAGGAATTTTCACCGGATGATTCGGATTCCTTGGGGTCTCAGTTTTTCGCTGATGCTCAACATAGAGTTCAGCAGTCTAATTCAGTTGAT CTGTCCTCAATATTAGACGATGATGGTCCTGATTTGTCTCAAAGCAGTTCCAAACAGAATGAACAATACGCCATGGAAATTCCCAATCTGTTGAGTGTCAATCAACTTTTAGAATCT GTTTTGGAGACGGCACATCAAGTAGGGAGAATATCTTTGAGCAATGAACCTGATTTTTCTTACAAAGAAATGACTCATCATTGTGAGGCACTTTTAACGGGAAAACAACAAAGGATGTACAATTTGTTGAATAGCCAACATAGACAAGATAGTGCACTGATCAGAATATCACAGAATTCCAGTGAACAGGACAAAGAAAGCTCTTCCGATAACCAG
- the LOC107781178 gene encoding protein SEMI-ROLLED LEAF 2 isoform X2, whose amino-acid sequence MNGVSGVISRQVLPACGNLCFFCPAMRTRSRQPVKRYKKLISDIFPRSQEEEPNDRKIGKLCEYAAKNPFRIPKITKSLEERCYKELRNENFRSAKVVMCIYKKLVVSCKEHMPLFANSLLSIIQTLLDQSRENDMLIVGCEALFDFVNNQKDGTYMFHLDGFIPKLCQLAQQIGEEENAKHLRTVGLKALSAMVWFMGEYSHVSAEFDNIVSVVLENYPRPRKETQDSNQNRWVEEVRKHEGHISPSPDVIVKVPSWRMIVNEKGELNISKEDAENPSFWSRICLHNIAKLGKEATTTRRVLESLFRYFDDDNLWPTETGIALPILKDMQYTMDASGENAHLLLSILVKHLDHKNVLKQPEMQLDIVQVVTSLAQTTKIHHSMALVSAVTDIMRHLRKSIHYTLDDAKLGAELIKWNRSFQEAVDECLVELSNKVGDAGPILDVMAVMLENISSIKVIARTTIAAVYRASQIIASMPNLSYQNKAFPEALFHQLLPAMVHPDHETRVGAHRIFSVVLVPSSVSPQKVPEETHLKKATDFSRALSRTVSVFSSSAALFGKLRDQRTSSTENITLETEQKDNNSGMLNRIKSTYSGVYNTIGSPAPVGESTNKPSKEAGPISLRLSSHQIVLLLSSLWVQSISPANMPENYEAISHTFSLVLLFSRAKHSYREALVQSFQLAFSLRNIALIEGGSLPPSRKRSLFVLATSMILFSSKAYNIPSLIPCVKATLSDNTVDPFLHLVEDCKLQAADSSSGYGKVIYGSKEDDSSAQKCLSQINITEEQSTESLVSLILKSLSNLPDFEVSATREELLKEFSPDDSDSLGSQFFADAQHRVQQSNSVDLSSILDDDGPDLSQSSSKQNEQYAMEIPNLLSVNQLLESVLETAHQVGRISLSNEPDFSYKEMTHHCEALLTGKQQRMYNLLNSQHRQDSALIRISQNSSEQDKESSSDNQAKNQLVDQKVANVSQKPSSGTVDWHCGAQCQSNPETFRLPASSPYDNFLKAAGW is encoded by the exons ATGAACGGCGTCTCTGGTGTGATTTCAAGGCAAGTCTTGCCAGCATGTGGCAATCTTTGTTTCTTCTGCCCTGCGATGCGTACGAGATCAAGGCAGCCTGTTAAGAGGTATAAGAAGTTGATCTCAGACATTTTCCCTCGTTCTCAG GAGGAAGAACCGAATGATAGGAAGATTGGAAAACTTTGTGAATATGCTGCAAAAAATCCTTTTCGCATTCCAAAG ATAACAAAGTCACTTGAGGAGAGGTGTTATAAGGAATTGAGAAATGAGAATTTTCGGTCAGCAAAGGTTGTTATGTGTATATACAAAAAGTTGGTTGTTTCATGCAAGGAACACAT GCCACTTTTTGCAAATAGTCTGCTCAGC ATCATACAAACTCTCCTAGATCAGTCGCGAGAGAATGACATGCTGATAGTCGGATGTGAAGCACTATTTGATTTTGTAAATAATCAG AAAGATGGTACTTACATGTTTCATTTAGATGGTTTTATTCCAAAACTGTGTCAACTGGCACAGCAAATAGGAGAGGAGGAAAATGCAAAACATCTCCGCACAGTTGGCCTGAAAGCACTTTCTGCAATG GTTTGGTTCATGGGTGAATATTCCCATGTTTCAGCCGAGTTTGACAAT ATTGTTTCAGTAGTGTTGGAAAATTATCCAAGGCCAAGAAAGGAAACTCAAGACTCAAATCAGAACAGGTGGGTGGAAGAAGTTCGCAAACATGAGGGCCACATTTCTCCTTCCCCAGATGTCATTGTGAAGGTTCCCTCGTGGAGAATGATTGTGAATGAGAAAGGGGAACTTAATATTTCAAA GGAGGATGCAGAAAACCCATCATTTTGGTCCAGGATTTGCCTGCATAACATTGCCAAACTAGGTAAGGAGGCTACAACCACACGGCGAGTTTTGGAATCTTTATTCCGCTACTTTGATGACGACAATTTATGGCCTACTGAAACTGGAATTGCTTTACCTATTCTAAAGGATATGCAGTACACGATGGATGCTTCAG GAGAGAACGCACATCTTCTGCTGTCAATATTAGTCAAGCACCTAGATCACAAGAATGTTCTTAAACAACCTGAAATGCAGCTTGACATTGTTCAGGTGGTGACTTCGCTTGCTCAAACCACGAAAATTCATCATTCCATGGCTCTAGTCAGTGCAGTGACTGATATCATGAGGCACTTACGGAAAAGTATACATTATACTCTTGATGACGCAAAGCTGGGAGCCGAGTTAATAAAGTGGAACCGAAGTTTCCAGGAAGCAGTGGACGAGTGCCTTGTGGAGTTATCAAATAAG GTTGGAGATGCAGGCCCTATTCTTGATGTGATGGCAGTAATGTTAGAGAACATCTCGAGTATCAAAGTGATAGCAAGAACTACTATTGCTGCTGTTTACCGTGCTTCTCAAATCATAGCTTCTATGCCAAATTTGTCATATCAAAACAAA GCATTCCCAGAGGCTTTATTTCATCAGTTACTCCCTGCAATGGTCCACCCTGATCATGAAACACGAGTTGGAGCTCATCGAATCTTTTCTGTTGTCCTTGTTCCATCTTCTGTTTCTCCTCAGAAAGTACCGGAGGAAACCCACCTAAAGAAGGCAACAGATTTTTCAAGAGCACTCTCTAGAACTGTTTCTGTCTTCTCTTCTTCAGCAGCTCTTTTTGGAAAGCTGAGGGACCAGAGGACTTCTTCGACGGAGAATATTACTCTTGAGACGGAACAGAAAGATAACAACAGTGGGATGCTCAACCGAATAAAATCAACATATAGCGGGGTATATAACACGATAGGCTCTCCTGCACCTGTTGGAGAGAGTACAAACAAACCAAGTAAGGAAGCG GGTCCTATTTCTCTAAGACTCAGCAGCCACCAAATCGTACTCCTGCTCTCCTCACTATGGGTACAATCCATTTCTCCTGCAAATATGCCTGAGAATTATGAAGCCATTTCTCACACATTTAGCCTGGTCTTGCTATTTTCTAGAGCAAAG CACTCATACCGTGAAGCTCTAGTGCAAAGTTTTCAGCTTGCATTTTCGTTAAGAAATATCGCACTCATTGAAGGAG GGTCACTACCACCATCACGTAAAAGATCTCTGTTTGTGTTGGCGACATCAATGATTCTTTTCTCATCGAAGGCATATAATATACCTTCTCTCATTCCCTGTGTCAAGGCTACACTTTCAGATAACACG GTTGATCCATTTTTACATTTGGTTGAAGATTGCAAACTACAAGCTGCTGATTCAAGTTCTGGTTATGGAAAAGTTATATatggatccaaagaagatgatAGTTCTGCTCAGAAATGTCTCTCGCAAATAAATATCACCGAAGAACAATCAACGGAATCCTTGGTTTCTTTAATCCTGAAGAGCTTATCTAATCTACCAGAT TTTGAAGTGTCAGCTACAAGGGAAGAGTTGCTTAAGGAATTTTCACCGGATGATTCGGATTCCTTGGGGTCTCAGTTTTTCGCTGATGCTCAACATAGAGTTCAGCAGTCTAATTCAGTTGAT CTGTCCTCAATATTAGACGATGATGGTCCTGATTTGTCTCAAAGCAGTTCCAAACAGAATGAACAATACGCCATGGAAATTCCCAATCTGTTGAGTGTCAATCAACTTTTAGAATCT GTTTTGGAGACGGCACATCAAGTAGGGAGAATATCTTTGAGCAATGAACCTGATTTTTCTTACAAAGAAATGACTCATCATTGTGAGGCACTTTTAACGGGAAAACAACAAAGGATGTACAATTTGTTGAATAGCCAACATAGACAAGATAGTGCACTGATCAGAATATCACAGAATTCCAGTGAACAGGACAAAGAAAGCTCTTCCGATAACCAG
- the LOC107781178 gene encoding protein SEMI-ROLLED LEAF 2 isoform X1: MNGVSGVISRQVLPACGNLCFFCPAMRTRSRQPVKRYKKLISDIFPRSQEEEPNDRKIGKLCEYAAKNPFRIPKITKSLEERCYKELRNENFRSAKVVMCIYKKLVVSCKEHMPLFANSLLSIIQTLLDQSRENDMLIVGCEALFDFVNNQKDGTYMFHLDGFIPKLCQLAQQIGEEENAKHLRTVGLKALSAMVWFMGEYSHVSAEFDNIVSVVLENYPRPRKETQDSNQNRWVEEVRKHEGHISPSPDVIVKVPSWRMIVNEKGELNISKEDAENPSFWSRICLHNIAKLGKEATTTRRVLESLFRYFDDDNLWPTETGIALPILKDMQYTMDASGENAHLLLSILVKHLDHKNVLKQPEMQLDIVQVVTSLAQTTKIHHSMALVSAVTDIMRHLRKSIHYTLDDAKLGAELIKWNRSFQEAVDECLVELSNKVGDAGPILDVMAVMLENISSIKVIARTTIAAVYRASQIIASMPNLSYQNKAFPEALFHQLLPAMVHPDHETRVGAHRIFSVVLVPSSVSPQKVPEETHLKKATDFSRALSRTVSVFSSSAALFGKLRDQRTSSTENITLETEQKDNNSGMLNRIKSTYSGVYNTIGSPAPVGESTNKPSKEAGPISLRLSSHQIVLLLSSLWVQSISPANMPENYEAISHTFSLVLLFSRAKHSYREALVQSFQLAFSLRNIALIEGGSLPPSRKRSLFVLATSMILFSSKAYNIPSLIPCVKATLSDNTVDPFLHLVEDCKLQAADSSSGYGKVIYGSKEDDSSAQKCLSQINITEEQSTESLVSLILKSLSNLPDFEVSATREELLKEFSPDDSDSLGSQFFADAQHRVQQSNSVDLSSILDDDGPDLSQSSSKQNEQYAMEIPNLLSVNQLLESVLETAHQVGRISLSNEPDFSYKEMTHHCEALLTGKQQRMYNLLNSQHRQDSALIRISQNSSEQDKESSSDNQVENQAKNQLVDQKVANVSQKPSSGTVDWHCGAQCQSNPETFRLPASSPYDNFLKAAGW, from the exons ATGAACGGCGTCTCTGGTGTGATTTCAAGGCAAGTCTTGCCAGCATGTGGCAATCTTTGTTTCTTCTGCCCTGCGATGCGTACGAGATCAAGGCAGCCTGTTAAGAGGTATAAGAAGTTGATCTCAGACATTTTCCCTCGTTCTCAG GAGGAAGAACCGAATGATAGGAAGATTGGAAAACTTTGTGAATATGCTGCAAAAAATCCTTTTCGCATTCCAAAG ATAACAAAGTCACTTGAGGAGAGGTGTTATAAGGAATTGAGAAATGAGAATTTTCGGTCAGCAAAGGTTGTTATGTGTATATACAAAAAGTTGGTTGTTTCATGCAAGGAACACAT GCCACTTTTTGCAAATAGTCTGCTCAGC ATCATACAAACTCTCCTAGATCAGTCGCGAGAGAATGACATGCTGATAGTCGGATGTGAAGCACTATTTGATTTTGTAAATAATCAG AAAGATGGTACTTACATGTTTCATTTAGATGGTTTTATTCCAAAACTGTGTCAACTGGCACAGCAAATAGGAGAGGAGGAAAATGCAAAACATCTCCGCACAGTTGGCCTGAAAGCACTTTCTGCAATG GTTTGGTTCATGGGTGAATATTCCCATGTTTCAGCCGAGTTTGACAAT ATTGTTTCAGTAGTGTTGGAAAATTATCCAAGGCCAAGAAAGGAAACTCAAGACTCAAATCAGAACAGGTGGGTGGAAGAAGTTCGCAAACATGAGGGCCACATTTCTCCTTCCCCAGATGTCATTGTGAAGGTTCCCTCGTGGAGAATGATTGTGAATGAGAAAGGGGAACTTAATATTTCAAA GGAGGATGCAGAAAACCCATCATTTTGGTCCAGGATTTGCCTGCATAACATTGCCAAACTAGGTAAGGAGGCTACAACCACACGGCGAGTTTTGGAATCTTTATTCCGCTACTTTGATGACGACAATTTATGGCCTACTGAAACTGGAATTGCTTTACCTATTCTAAAGGATATGCAGTACACGATGGATGCTTCAG GAGAGAACGCACATCTTCTGCTGTCAATATTAGTCAAGCACCTAGATCACAAGAATGTTCTTAAACAACCTGAAATGCAGCTTGACATTGTTCAGGTGGTGACTTCGCTTGCTCAAACCACGAAAATTCATCATTCCATGGCTCTAGTCAGTGCAGTGACTGATATCATGAGGCACTTACGGAAAAGTATACATTATACTCTTGATGACGCAAAGCTGGGAGCCGAGTTAATAAAGTGGAACCGAAGTTTCCAGGAAGCAGTGGACGAGTGCCTTGTGGAGTTATCAAATAAG GTTGGAGATGCAGGCCCTATTCTTGATGTGATGGCAGTAATGTTAGAGAACATCTCGAGTATCAAAGTGATAGCAAGAACTACTATTGCTGCTGTTTACCGTGCTTCTCAAATCATAGCTTCTATGCCAAATTTGTCATATCAAAACAAA GCATTCCCAGAGGCTTTATTTCATCAGTTACTCCCTGCAATGGTCCACCCTGATCATGAAACACGAGTTGGAGCTCATCGAATCTTTTCTGTTGTCCTTGTTCCATCTTCTGTTTCTCCTCAGAAAGTACCGGAGGAAACCCACCTAAAGAAGGCAACAGATTTTTCAAGAGCACTCTCTAGAACTGTTTCTGTCTTCTCTTCTTCAGCAGCTCTTTTTGGAAAGCTGAGGGACCAGAGGACTTCTTCGACGGAGAATATTACTCTTGAGACGGAACAGAAAGATAACAACAGTGGGATGCTCAACCGAATAAAATCAACATATAGCGGGGTATATAACACGATAGGCTCTCCTGCACCTGTTGGAGAGAGTACAAACAAACCAAGTAAGGAAGCG GGTCCTATTTCTCTAAGACTCAGCAGCCACCAAATCGTACTCCTGCTCTCCTCACTATGGGTACAATCCATTTCTCCTGCAAATATGCCTGAGAATTATGAAGCCATTTCTCACACATTTAGCCTGGTCTTGCTATTTTCTAGAGCAAAG CACTCATACCGTGAAGCTCTAGTGCAAAGTTTTCAGCTTGCATTTTCGTTAAGAAATATCGCACTCATTGAAGGAG GGTCACTACCACCATCACGTAAAAGATCTCTGTTTGTGTTGGCGACATCAATGATTCTTTTCTCATCGAAGGCATATAATATACCTTCTCTCATTCCCTGTGTCAAGGCTACACTTTCAGATAACACG GTTGATCCATTTTTACATTTGGTTGAAGATTGCAAACTACAAGCTGCTGATTCAAGTTCTGGTTATGGAAAAGTTATATatggatccaaagaagatgatAGTTCTGCTCAGAAATGTCTCTCGCAAATAAATATCACCGAAGAACAATCAACGGAATCCTTGGTTTCTTTAATCCTGAAGAGCTTATCTAATCTACCAGAT TTTGAAGTGTCAGCTACAAGGGAAGAGTTGCTTAAGGAATTTTCACCGGATGATTCGGATTCCTTGGGGTCTCAGTTTTTCGCTGATGCTCAACATAGAGTTCAGCAGTCTAATTCAGTTGAT CTGTCCTCAATATTAGACGATGATGGTCCTGATTTGTCTCAAAGCAGTTCCAAACAGAATGAACAATACGCCATGGAAATTCCCAATCTGTTGAGTGTCAATCAACTTTTAGAATCT GTTTTGGAGACGGCACATCAAGTAGGGAGAATATCTTTGAGCAATGAACCTGATTTTTCTTACAAAGAAATGACTCATCATTGTGAGGCACTTTTAACGGGAAAACAACAAAGGATGTACAATTTGTTGAATAGCCAACATAGACAAGATAGTGCACTGATCAGAATATCACAGAATTCCAGTGAACAGGACAAAGAAAGCTCTTCCGATAACCAGGTTGAGAACCAG